In one Streptomyces marincola genomic region, the following are encoded:
- a CDS encoding YybH family protein translates to MNDTVRLSGDVEEHVRLYAEAFNSGDADRVNAMYTEEAVAVWEPGKPLSGREREESVVEFLARGPRMNAEIRHSYVTGDTALLVVDWTIDGPGEDGTDEHHEGVGLDVLRRGADGNWRYAIDEPFSQAG, encoded by the coding sequence GTGAATGACACGGTGCGGCTGAGCGGGGATGTGGAGGAGCATGTCCGGCTTTACGCGGAGGCATTCAACTCCGGGGACGCCGACCGGGTGAACGCCATGTACACCGAAGAGGCGGTCGCGGTGTGGGAGCCGGGCAAGCCGCTCTCCGGCCGGGAACGCGAGGAATCCGTCGTGGAGTTCCTGGCCCGTGGGCCGCGGATGAACGCGGAGATCCGGCACTCGTACGTGACGGGTGACACCGCGCTGCTGGTCGTCGACTGGACGATCGACGGGCCGGGCGAGGACGGCACGGACGAGCACCACGAGGGCGTGGGGCTCGACGTGCTGCGGCGCGGCGCGGACGGCAACTGGCGGTACGCCATCGACGAGCCGTTCAGCCAGGCCGGCTGA
- a CDS encoding nitroreductase/quinone reductase family protein, with amino-acid sequence MASWEEGVIDSPDWSVTEHVRRYLATDGRDGYMEGGMTNLVLTVKGRKSGKLYRTGLFYGDYNGTYILVASGSGITETHPNWFRNLVANPEAHVQVRGDKFVVRARVTEGEERERLWNFMAERAPVYRTHYEPRTRRTIPVVVLERV; translated from the coding sequence ATGGCGTCCTGGGAAGAAGGCGTGATCGACAGCCCCGACTGGTCGGTTACGGAACACGTGCGCCGCTACCTCGCGACCGATGGCAGGGACGGCTACATGGAAGGCGGGATGACCAACCTGGTCCTCACCGTCAAGGGCCGGAAGTCGGGCAAGCTGTACCGTACGGGGCTGTTCTACGGGGACTACAACGGCACGTACATTCTGGTGGCTTCCGGCTCGGGCATCACGGAAACGCACCCGAACTGGTTCCGCAATCTCGTGGCCAATCCCGAGGCGCATGTGCAGGTGCGCGGCGACAAGTTCGTGGTCCGCGCGCGCGTCACCGAGGGCGAGGAGCGCGAGCGGCTGTGGAATTTCATGGCGGAGCGCGCGCCCGTTTACCGCACGCACTACGAGCCGAGGACGAGGCGCACCATTCCCGTCGTGGTGCTCGAACGCGTCTGA
- a CDS encoding flavin monoamine oxidase family protein, with amino-acid sequence MGDYRDYDAIVIGAGFAGVTAARELRARGLRPVILEARHRIGGRTWTDDFDGTMIEYGGGWLSPHQSLAVQELERYGIPLVEGVLATPEWAVFPTDDGLKPFSADEALGRLGKLLTTIFEDSGELFPHPEHPMLRADLVTEQDRLSLRDHIDRLNLAPRDDAWISTLVGGFSGGSSRVGGYTALAHWWAMAGGHLEGWITIEGQAPRSGMSALLQEILNDAQARVHLNTPVTAIADDGRTVRVTTATGREFSAPVAVVAVPTNVWRTIDFAPGLPEIHAEAARQGISVDSSSRVWLRVRGDFGPVHVRDVEGGLLTPLFTHTVLSDNEQLLTGYSQNKQLDTSRPEQVRDVLARLLPQAELVSYRAYDWGRDPYALGGWALRRTGQLSRHLPRIQQPHGRITFANDGIASGWHGFIDGAIETGHRAAEQAAALAA; translated from the coding sequence ATGGGCGATTACCGAGACTACGACGCGATTGTCATCGGAGCGGGGTTCGCCGGGGTGACGGCGGCACGCGAACTGAGGGCCAGGGGCCTGCGCCCGGTCATTCTTGAGGCCCGCCACCGGATAGGCGGACGCACCTGGACCGACGATTTCGACGGCACCATGATCGAATACGGCGGCGGCTGGCTCTCGCCCCACCAGTCCCTCGCCGTCCAGGAACTGGAGCGCTACGGCATCCCGCTGGTCGAAGGCGTGCTGGCCACACCGGAATGGGCCGTCTTCCCCACCGACGACGGGCTCAAGCCGTTCAGCGCCGACGAGGCACTCGGCCGTCTCGGCAAGCTGCTGACCACGATCTTCGAGGACAGCGGCGAGCTGTTCCCGCACCCCGAGCACCCGATGCTCCGCGCGGACCTGGTCACCGAGCAGGACCGGCTCTCGCTGCGCGACCACATCGACCGGCTGAACCTCGCGCCCCGCGACGACGCCTGGATCAGCACGCTGGTCGGCGGCTTCTCCGGCGGCAGCAGCCGCGTCGGCGGGTACACGGCCCTCGCCCACTGGTGGGCCATGGCCGGCGGGCACCTGGAGGGGTGGATCACGATCGAGGGGCAGGCGCCGCGTTCCGGCATGAGCGCGCTGCTCCAGGAGATACTCAACGACGCCCAGGCGCGCGTGCACCTCAACACCCCGGTCACCGCCATCGCCGACGACGGCCGCACCGTGCGCGTCACCACGGCGACGGGCCGCGAGTTCTCCGCGCCGGTCGCCGTCGTCGCCGTCCCGACGAACGTGTGGCGCACCATCGACTTCGCGCCCGGCCTGCCGGAGATCCACGCGGAGGCGGCCCGGCAGGGCATCAGCGTCGACAGCAGCAGCCGGGTCTGGCTGCGGGTGCGCGGCGACTTCGGCCCGGTCCACGTGCGCGACGTCGAGGGCGGGCTGCTGACCCCGCTGTTCACGCACACGGTGCTGAGCGACAACGAGCAGCTGCTGACCGGCTACAGCCAGAACAAGCAGCTGGACACCTCGCGCCCCGAGCAGGTCAGGGACGTGCTGGCCCGGCTGCTCCCGCAGGCCGAACTCGTCAGCTACCGCGCTTACGACTGGGGACGCGACCCGTACGCGCTGGGCGGCTGGGCGCTGCGCAGGACCGGGCAGCTCAGCCGGCACCTGCCGCGCATCCAGCAGCCGCACGGCCGGATCACGTTCGCCAACGACGGCATCGCCAGCGGCTGGCACGGCTTCATCGACGGCGCGATCGAGACGGGGCACCGCGCCGCGGAGCAGGCCGCGGCGCTCGCCGCCTGA
- a CDS encoding SDR family oxidoreductase produces MGRYADKKAVVTGGTHGMGLAVVEALLKEGAEVVLTGRNEKNIDEARKRLDGKAAHVVRSDAASLSDVDALGGVVEEKLGRFDFLFVNVGIAELVPFDKVTEDHYDRTFNINTKGAFFTVQRLAPFINEGGAVLFTTSIADVMGYPGITVYGGAKAAVRSFAKGFAAELLPRGVRVNALSPGPIKTPSMGYPGFTEEEKATHEKEMDAISPMKRHGSMDEIVSAALFLAFDATYTTGIELNVDGGLAQGIIAGG; encoded by the coding sequence GTGGGCAGGTACGCAGACAAGAAGGCCGTTGTCACCGGTGGTACGCACGGGATGGGGCTGGCCGTCGTCGAGGCGCTGCTGAAGGAGGGCGCCGAGGTGGTGCTCACCGGCCGCAACGAGAAGAACATCGACGAGGCGCGGAAGCGGCTCGACGGCAAGGCGGCGCACGTCGTGCGCTCGGACGCGGCCAGCCTGTCCGACGTCGACGCGCTGGGCGGCGTGGTCGAGGAGAAGCTCGGGCGCTTCGACTTCCTGTTCGTCAACGTGGGGATCGCCGAGCTGGTGCCGTTCGACAAGGTCACGGAGGACCACTACGACCGGACCTTCAACATCAACACCAAGGGCGCGTTCTTCACGGTGCAGCGCCTCGCGCCGTTCATCAACGAGGGCGGCGCGGTCCTCTTCACGACGTCCATAGCCGACGTCATGGGCTACCCGGGCATCACCGTCTACGGCGGCGCCAAGGCCGCCGTGCGGTCCTTCGCCAAGGGCTTCGCCGCCGAACTCCTGCCGCGGGGCGTGCGCGTGAACGCCCTGAGCCCCGGGCCGATCAAGACCCCCTCGATGGGCTACCCCGGCTTCACCGAGGAGGAGAAGGCGACGCACGAGAAGGAGATGGACGCGATCAGCCCCATGAAGCGGCACGGCAGCATGGACGAGATCGTGTCGGCCGCGCTGTTCCTCGCGTTCGACGCCACGTACACGACGGGCATCGAACTCAACGTGGACGGCGGTCTCGCCCAGGGCATCATCGCCGGCGGCTGA
- a CDS encoding FAD-dependent oxidoreductase, translating into MSGVRRDRAIVIGGSIAGLFAARVLSDHFAEVVVVDRDEISGVTEPRRGVPQGRQVHGLQARGQIILEELFPGITKQIVADGGVIGDMCADIRWFLHGKRMRPARTGLAALTVSRPFLERYLRERVAAIPQVRFVERCNVLSLETTADRARVTGVRMLREEAAGTEEVLDADLVVDAAGRGSRVPAWLTELGYPKVEEERKKIGLGYTTRQYRIVDSPYAENEVSIGIVSSAAEPRGAIAARIEDDRVTITAYGLLGDHPPTDPEGFDAFLGSLRVPDAHRALAGLEPVTEPVGYRFPANQRRRYERMGRFPAGLLVTGDGVCSFNPTYAQGMTVAAVSALVIRRHVAGGGTPDPLAYLRDLAREAVDGPWELMAGGDLAFPGVEGERTFHVRLVLAYMRRLQEATTVDERVADAFMRVFGLVDPPGTLMRPGLAARVLTAPLRRRLRPARGSGREAARQPA; encoded by the coding sequence ATGTCCGGAGTCAGGAGAGACCGAGCAATTGTGATCGGCGGGAGCATCGCGGGCCTGTTCGCGGCCCGTGTGCTCTCGGATCACTTCGCCGAAGTGGTTGTCGTGGACCGTGACGAGATCAGCGGGGTGACCGAGCCGCGCCGCGGTGTTCCGCAGGGCCGGCAGGTGCACGGTTTACAGGCCCGGGGGCAGATAATTCTGGAGGAGTTGTTCCCGGGGATCACGAAGCAGATCGTCGCGGACGGCGGCGTCATCGGCGACATGTGCGCGGACATCCGCTGGTTCCTGCACGGCAAGCGCATGCGCCCGGCCAGGACGGGGCTCGCCGCCCTGACCGTCAGCCGTCCGTTCCTCGAACGCTACCTGCGCGAGCGGGTGGCGGCCATCCCCCAGGTGCGCTTCGTCGAGCGCTGCAACGTGCTCAGCCTGGAGACCACCGCGGACCGCGCCCGGGTCACGGGCGTGCGCATGCTGCGCGAGGAGGCCGCGGGCACCGAGGAGGTGCTCGACGCCGACCTCGTCGTCGACGCCGCGGGCCGCGGCTCCCGCGTGCCCGCCTGGCTCACCGAACTCGGCTACCCCAAGGTCGAGGAGGAGCGCAAGAAGATCGGCCTCGGGTACACGACGCGGCAGTACCGCATCGTCGACAGCCCGTACGCGGAGAACGAGGTCTCCATCGGCATCGTGTCCTCGGCCGCGGAGCCGCGCGGCGCCATCGCGGCGCGCATCGAGGACGACCGGGTCACGATCACGGCCTACGGCCTGCTCGGCGACCACCCGCCCACCGACCCGGAGGGCTTCGACGCCTTCCTCGGCTCCCTGCGCGTGCCCGACGCCCACCGGGCGCTCGCCGGCCTCGAACCCGTCACCGAGCCGGTGGGCTACCGGTTTCCGGCCAACCAGCGGCGGCGCTACGAGCGGATGGGCCGCTTCCCGGCCGGCCTGCTGGTGACGGGTGACGGCGTGTGCAGCTTCAACCCCACCTACGCGCAGGGCATGACCGTCGCGGCCGTGTCCGCGCTCGTCATCCGGCGCCACGTGGCGGGGGGTGGAACGCCGGACCCGCTCGCCTACCTGCGGGACCTCGCGCGCGAGGCGGTCGACGGGCCCTGGGAGCTGATGGCGGGCGGCGACCTCGCGTTCCCCGGCGTGGAGGGGGAACGCACCTTCCACGTGCGGCTCGTGCTCGCCTACATGCGGAGGTTGCAGGAGGCGACGACCGTGGACGAGCGCGTCGCGGACGCGTTCATGCGGGTGTTCGGCCTCGTGGACCCGCCCGGCACGCTGATGCGCCCCGGGCTCGCCGCGCGGGTGCTGACCGCTCCGCTGCGCCGCAGGCTGCGCCCGGCGCGCGGGTCAGGACGGGAGGCCGCGCGCCAGCCGGCGTGA